A single region of the Anoplolepis gracilipes chromosome 1, ASM4749672v1, whole genome shotgun sequence genome encodes:
- the LOC140673072 gene encoding ribosome biogenesis protein NOP53, whose amino-acid sequence MVDAKIKKRKVSKKTKKSWRKHVDIKDVDKFLDNKRLEERLGVPFSEREDSQLFVIDKSKTVRNTSSKQVARLALKNKEPKCFASLKPHTQVPDPISKRNHVRLKGQNKILKNKTLTKTITNIKKNIKKKEIKDDIWTSTDICKLPDELTEWMSSDSIRHTIKHLGVQKRKLPASLHKKPSVLPVVEVPHPGMSYNPSYTDHQELLHQIAQKELELIKQEEHLNRVTTQMFKKIPLNKKEEYLMKEMSEGLPTKQVTATLKSAEDNNEEDLSVTVANSKSVKNAKKTLVQKRKQREQKQAATERIKNKINKKKISDIYKLKNLQQQIEIKEKKQELLRQKRTRKRERESIMPKTLGKTKFEPLEPDFQLANELTGNLRNCKPSQNLLKDRYKSLQQRNIIAPAVIKLKRDKAKVKKFVKPDHKINLDTTKLRLYSKV is encoded by the exons ATGGTTGATGCTAAGATAAAGAAACGTAAAGTTTCTAAGAAAACAAAGAAATCTTGGCGCAAACACGTCGACATCAAAGATgtcgataaatttttagataataaaagacTAGAAGAGAGATTGGGTGTACCTTTCTCGGAGCGTGAGGATTCTCAGCTGTTTGTCATTGACAAATCTAAAACTGTTAGAAATACTTCTTCCAAACAGGTTGCCAGACTAGCTTTAAAGAATAAGGAACCAAAATGTTTTGCTTCTCTAAAGCCACACACGCAAGTCCCTGATCCAATTAGCAAAAGGAATCATGTAAGACTCAAgggacaaaataaaattttaaaaaataaaacactcacaaaaactattacaaatattaagaagaatattaagaagaaagaaattaaagacgATATATGGACTAGCacagatatatgtaaattgcCAGATGAACTCACTGAATGGATGTCTTCAGACAGTATTAGACATACAATCAAACATTTAGGagtgcaaaaaagaaaattgcctGCATCGTTACATAAAAAGCCATCTGTTTTACCAGTAGTGGAAGTACCACATCCAGGTATGTCTTATAATCCGTCATATACAGATCACCAAGAGTTACTTCACCAAATTGCTCAAAAAGAATTAGAACTTATAAAACAAGAGGAGCATCTTAATCGAGTCACTACTCAGATGTTCAAAAAG ATTCcactaaataaaaaagaggaatatttaatgaaagaaatgtCAGAGGGCTTGCCAACAAAGCAAGTAACTGCAACTTTAAAATCTGCTGAAGACAATAATGAGGAAGATTTATCTGTCACAGTGGCAAATAGTAAATCTGTGAAGAATGCTAAAAAAACTCTTGTGCAGAAAAGAAAACAACGAGAACAGAAGCAAGCAGCTACTGAACGTATAAAGaacaaaatcaataaaaagaaaatttctgatatttacaaactgaaaaatttgcaacaacaaatagaaattaaagagaaaaagcaaGAACTTTTGCGACAAAAACGAACGAGAAAACGTGAAAGAGAGTCTATAATGCCGAAGACTCTAGGTAAGACTAAATTTGAGCCCTTGGAGCCTGACTTTCAGCTTGCAAACGAGTTGACTGGCAATTTGAGGAATTGTAAGCCCTCCCAAAATTTACTAAAAGACCGATACAAATCGCTTcaacaaagaaatataatcgCACCAGCTGTCATAAAATT gaaACGTGACAAAGCAAAGGTGAAGAAATTTGTGAAGCCAgatcataaaataaacttgGATACTACCAAGTTACGACTTTACAGTAAGGTTTAA
- the Gga gene encoding ADP-ribosylation factor-binding protein GGA1, whose product MDVVTTSLEALIQRATNPQNQKPDIAAIEAFCVMLTKESEGIQIGTKLLATHIQSLNESEALQALSLLDTCMKRCGPLFHAEIGKFRFLNEMIKLVSPKYLGTRTTASVRQKVLQLLYTWIREYPRESKIKEAYEMLKKQGVIEEDAAFIMANSEESQKASKIKNNIFENEEMSRHLRKLLHSKDPYDLQTANRLIKVMVKEDEERLQLNSRRNMELESVHNNVKLLSEMLDSYNRNETSTEDLELMKELHQACERLKPILLRLASETQGDVEMLADVLTASDELNQVFEKYTSVIVLGQSPKSSATESSKSNFNNGSSLLDLSSPSESVPCESTTQSTTSTDHRSDMDMLGDIFSVLEKPIKSDTNFLIPNAIMQPINISPMSKKNEVANTSEEKIDSKAKALEELNELGETLLKQSLSGTIARSSLSKINSNIMKTQSTSDSVRKQNWPHEFSNNTSQHMLTEQPDTKKCESNSNFDISTSSNSSKNNVIADPSPCNKSTKSENVETGIQQEMTQLLNGASTIADAEPGIKPLTDITVNLEDIKPGINPPLTVIEERNGISVVLYFTQDSPRPDVSVVVITTMSKNAKSLNNYLFQAVVPKKCKCRLQPPSGTKLPAHNPFLPPSAITQIMLIANPFKEPVYLKFMLSYTMDDETFTEMGEVDKLPYL is encoded by the exons ATGGATGTAGTGACTACTAGCTTAGAAGCTCTCATAC AAAGGGCTACAAATCCACAAAATCAGAAGCCAGACATAGCAGCTATTGAAGCATTCTGTGTGATGCTTACCAAAGAATCGGAAGGTATACAGATAGGCACAAAGTTATTGGCAACGCATATCCAATCGCTTAACGAATCAGAAGCACTGCAAGCACTTTCA tTATTAGATACTTGTATGAAAAGATGCGGCCCGTTATTTCATGCCGAAATCGGTAAATTCCGCTTTCTCAATGAGATGATAAAACTTGTCTCGCCGAAATATTTAGGCACTCGTACTACAGCAAGCGTGCGACAAAAAGTATTACAACTTCTTTATACATGGATCAGAGAATATCCTCGAGAGTCGAAAATTAAGGAGGCCTATGAGATGCTTAAGAAACAAGGAGTCATTGAG gaAGATGCAGCATTTATAATGGCTAACAGTGAGGAAAGTCAGAAAGCATCTAAGATaaagaacaatatatttgaaaatgaagaaatgtCAAGGCATTTGCGCAAGTTACTTCATAGTAAAGATCCTTATGATCTGCAAACTGCGAACCGTTTAATCAAGGTTATGGTGAAAGAG GATGAGGAAAGATTACAATTAAACTCGCGAAGAAATATGGAATTAGAATCAGTGCACAACAATGTGAAACTCTTGTCAGAAATGCTGGATTCGTACAATCGGAACGAAACCAGCACAGAAGATCTCGAATTGATGAAGGAACTACATCAAGCGTGTGAGCGATTGAAACCTATTTTGTTGCGGCTCGCTAGCGAGACCCAGGGTGATGTTGAAATGCTTG CTGACGTGCTTACTGCGAGCGATGAGTTGAATCAAGTCTTCGAGAAATATACATCCGTTATTGTTCTCGGGCAATCTCCCAAATCTTCCGCGACAGAATCTTCTAAATCAAACTTTAACAATGGATCATCTCTCCTGGACTTATCGTCTCCTTCTGAAAGTGTTCCCTGCGAGAGCACAACACAGAGCACAACGTCGACAGATCATCGCTCGGATATGGATATGTTGGGAGATATCTTTAGTGTGTTAGAGAAACCAATTAAATCGGACACGAATTTCTTGATACCGAATGCCATCATGCAACCAATTAATATCTCGCCCATGAGCAAGAAAA ACGAAGTTGCTAATACCAGCGAGGAAAAGATAGACAGTAAAGCGAAGGCATTGGAAGAGTTGAATGAATTGGGAGAAACTTTACTCAAGCAAAGCTTGTCCGGTACAATTGCTCGTTCGTCACTAAG caaaattaatagtaatattatgaaaactCAAAGTACGAGTGACTCTGTTCGGAAACAAAATTGGCCCCATGAGTTTAGCAATAACACATCGCAACATATGCTGACAGAACAACCAGATACAAAGAAATGCGAGTCAAATAGtaattttgacatttcgaCATCTTCAAATTCATCGAAAAATAACGTGATCGCTGATCCGTCACCGTGCAATAAAAGTACTAAGTCAGAAAATGTAGAAACAGGAATACAGCAAGAAATGACACAATTACTTAACGGCGCGTCAACGATAGCAGATGCAGAGCCTGGTATCAAACCATTGACTGATATCACTGTCAATCTTGAAGATATTAAGCCag GTATAAATCCGCCTTTAACAGTAATTGAGGAAAGAAATGGTATAAGTGTGGTGCTCTATTTTACTCAAGACAGTCCTAGGCCAGATGTGTCTGTAGTAGTAATTACTACAATGAGCAAAAACGCAAAAtcacttaataattatttatttcaagcaGTTGTGCCCAAG AAATGCAAATGCAGGCTGCAACCACCTTCCGGAACAAAGTTGCCAGCACATAATCCATTCCTTCCACCATCTGCAATCACACAAATTATGCTAATTGCAAATCCTTTCAag GAGCCTGTATATCTAAAGTTTATGCTAAGCTACACGATGGATGATGAAACATTTACAGAAATGGGTGAAGTGGACAAATTACCTTATCTATGA
- the LOC140673089 gene encoding cilia- and flagella-associated protein 157, whose protein sequence is MDLYGKDKRNVSLPSSLQPHNFDDTKLKNVIINTQKAFYNLKIAESNKRIQRLEERNKELENILKDTDYSTKTLQEEKGKEISSLNSQITSYIVKLEEYKNQLATLEKSRIDNKFTHIEKVKNIDEKYKNTRLMLISQIKLLSAKTNVLEDYKSMQHILEKKLDMKNQLLIQEREQVAESLHQIERKFRIDREKLKKDLYNRLVNLASMFQLEIGQHMPISISKLLSENIAINNQLSIIMENMTSKKDCIIYNNEMKKYKSKINDAHLNAKRSTIVVKLEKSMIAMLHKICNNRDHNLPKLSKLSKLNHLMKEQYMMNKNNAEMKAQKCEAHVNQLKISLYFEKAKLVIANDQKERISDQLQANLQMLYDIKYLLKNLKIE, encoded by the exons atggatttgTACGGAAAAGATAAGCGCAACGTCAGTTTACCATCGAGTCTTCAACCGCACAATTTTGACGACACCAAGCtgaaaaatgtcattattaatacacaaaaagctttttataatttaaaaattgcagaatcaaataaaagaattcaaag attagaAGAACGGAATAAGGAAttggagaatattttaaaagatacagATTATTCCACTAAAACTTTACaagaagagaaaggaaaagaaatatcttctTTAAACTCACAAATAACTTCTTATATAGTCAAactagaagaatataaaaatcagtTAGCTACTCTTGAAAAATCAAGGATTGACAATAAATTCACTCACATTGAGAAAGTTAAAAacattgatgaaaaatataaaaatacaagattAATGCTCATTTCACAAATCAAGCTCTTGA GCGCCAAAACTAACGTTTTGGAAGATTACAAGTCAATGCAACATATCCTGGAAAAAAAACTGGATATGAAAAATCAATTGTTAATTCAGGAAAGAGAACAGGTGGCAGAGAGTTTACATCAAATTGAACGTAAATTTAGGATTGACAGGGAAAA attaaaaaaagactTATATAATCGTCTTGTGAATCTGGCCAGTATGTTTCAACTTGAAATAGGCCAACATATGCCAATTTCCATATCCAAATTATTGTCAGAAAATATAGCTATAAACaatcaattatcaataatCATGGAAAATATGACTTCCAAAAAAGATTGCATCATATATAA taatgaaatgaaaaaatataaaagtaaaatcaatGACGCGCATTTAAACGCAAAGCGATCTACAATAGTTGTTAAACTAGAAAAATCAATGATTGcaatgttacataaaatatgcaaCAACAGAGATCATAATTTACccaaattaagtaaattaagtaaattaaatcatCTCATGAAAGAGCAGTATATGATGAATAAGAACAATGCTGAGATGAAAGCACAAAAGTGTGAAGCACATGTAAATCAGTTGAAAATTTCACTTTATTTTGAGAAAGCAAAACTTGTTATTGCTAATGATCAGAAGGAGAGGATATCTGATCAACTGCAAGCAAATTTGCAGATGCTCtacgatattaaatatctgttaaaaaatcttaaaattgaatag